From a region of the Sorex araneus isolate mSorAra2 chromosome 10, mSorAra2.pri, whole genome shotgun sequence genome:
- the KLRF1 gene encoding LOW QUALITY PROTEIN: killer cell lectin-like receptor subfamily F member 1 (The sequence of the model RefSeq protein was modified relative to this genomic sequence to represent the inferred CDS: inserted 1 base in 1 codon; substituted 1 base at 1 genomic stop codon) — MEYEERYMTLKIPSKMRSSGQTSQLKCQDSSAILLWYKILLGISGTVNGILVLILISLVILEFCPSEWFKFKNKCYWFSDAMKTXDSYRYCLGRKSHLLVIQDQLXKTKSGLEFIQKYLKQSNYVWIGLNFTFLKKKWTWVDVSLLDVVDVSLLDSKIFFIKGPPTKNSCAATKENKIYSENCSHIFKWICEFYNFMIVQ, encoded by the exons ATGGAATATGAAGAAAGATATATGACACTGAAGATACCGTCAAAAATGAGAAGTTCTGGACAAACGTCCCAACTGAAATGTCAAG ATTCTTCTGCAATATTGCTCTGGTATAAAATATTACTGGGAATATCTGGAACAGTAAATGGCAttctggttttgattttgatCTCCCTGGTCATATTAG AATTTTGCCCATCAGAAtggttcaaatttaaaaataaatgttattggtTTTCTGATGCTATGAAAA GTGACAGTTATAGGTATTGCCTGGGAAGAAAATCTCATCTACTAGTGATACAGGACcaactttaaaaaactaaaagtgGTTTA GAATTTATACAGAAATATCTAAAACAATCAAATTATGTGTGGATTGGACTTAACTTCACCTTCCTGAAGAAAAAATGGACCTGGGTAGATGTTTCTCTACTAGATGTAGTAGATGTTTCTCTACTAGATTCCAAGAT ATTTTTCATAAAAGGCCCACCTACGAAAAACAGTTGTGCAGctactaaggaaaataaaatttactcgGAAAACTGCAGTCATATTTTCAAATGGATt